The genomic region CAGTTTATTTTGACAGAGCCTTCTATCACCTCTGTCTTTTCGAATATCTATTCTTTGGAGCAATTAGAAGAATTTGTAAAAACCCCTGAAGTTAAGCCCCTCACCCCTGAAGAGCTAAACGAAATACAGAGCTTATACCAAAATAATTTTGGACTTGAAACTGCTTCATCAAAAATGTAAACGACTATGAAAAAATGACCCATCAGCTTGAACCCTAAAACCAAAATTGATCATAAAAGCACGGTAGTGTCATTAATCTAATCTAAAATTGATTCTTTTATTTTTTACCTTCTCTCCTTCTAAGGTGTCTTTATCTATGAAGGCACTCATGTACACTTTTAAAGAGAAATAATAACAAAAATGTACTAGTGATAACAGAATCGACGTCAGACCCATTAAGACTATAACTAATTGGGAGAAAGGTAGTTAAACTACATTAAATAAACAGAATATCCCTATTTCAATTAAGAAATGTGATATGATGAATGTGGGAACGAGGAAATCATATGCTCATACGTCTCTATGAAGAAAAAGAAAAGAGAACTTTAGTGATCGAGCTCTATGAAAGCCCAAGTATGTTCACAGTCGAGATACAATCGGGGCTTTTTTATGGGTACGATGAAGCTCTTACTTTGACCAGGATCGACGTGCGAGATGAAAAATTAATTGATCCCATTTTATACGAGCTTGAAGAATTGCTGAAGTCCGCAGATGTAAAAATTATTAAAAAGGCTGCGTAAACTTGGTCACCAGTCATCTGTCTTCTGTTGTCTGTTGTCTGTCTTCTCAGCAAAGTAGGCACACCGCATAAGCGCAAACCCCCTCTACACGACCCACAAAGCCAAGCCCTTCTGCACGGGTTGCTTTAATATTTACTTGATCCGGAGAAAGAGAAAGAATCGAGGAAATTTTTTTTCTCATGTTAGGAATCAAATGTGAAATTTTAGGCTCTTCAATGGTGAGGGTAGAATCAATATTCTGAATGGAGAAGCCTTTTTTCTTAATTAAAACTTCCACCTTTTTTAAAAGAAGAAGACTTGAGATGTTTTTATATTTTGGATCTCCCCCAGGAAAGTGAATTCCAATATCGCCAAGACCTGCAGACCCTAAAAGGGCGTCCATCACCGCATGCACCAAAACATCTGCATCGGAATGTCCTTGAAGACCTTTTTGACAAGGAACATTGACACCTCCTAAAACAAGAGGCCTGCCCGTTTTAAAAGGATGAATGTCTAGGCCAAAACCGATTCGGGGTGAGTCGTGAGTCTTGAGTCGTGAGTCTT from Chlamydiota bacterium harbors:
- a CDS encoding 2-C-methyl-D-erythritol 2,4-cyclodiphosphate synthase, which translates into the protein MKTIDKNQRGKDSRLKTHDSPRIGFGLDIHPFKTGRPLVLGGVNVPCQKGLQGHSDADVLVHAVMDALLGSAGLGDIGIHFPGGDPKYKNISSLLLLKKVEVLIKKKGFSIQNIDSTLTIEEPKISHLIPNMRKKISSILSLSPDQVNIKATRAEGLGFVGRVEGVCAYAVCLLC